In a single window of the Terriglobales bacterium genome:
- a CDS encoding radical SAM protein — protein MTDFLQPFAAPLKKRWIPAEMAAAPALDENDPGDAIEPCRALLINPFYAKDAHASFGKHVLTPTLALTSFAAVTPAHWKVEYWDENLLHGRPPSRPMPQVVGLSVHLTFARRAFELADWYRRRGAQVILGGLHVLSCPEECAPHADALAMGDGVQLWPRILRDVELGRLQPRYAATFENEYANDPPPLRRLLSRRSFLTTASLIATRGCHNRCGFCYLATDGLRMPYRMRRPEEVAAEFAATGEPYAVFIDNNLGSNRAYLHALCSALRPLRKIWSAAVSIDVTDDPALVRSMALAGCTGVFIGLESLTDQNLTESRKKTPRASDYARRIGMLHDCGIQVNGSFVVGFDHD, from the coding sequence ATGACGGACTTCCTGCAGCCGTTTGCCGCCCCGCTCAAGAAACGGTGGATTCCCGCGGAGATGGCTGCCGCGCCGGCGCTGGACGAGAACGACCCCGGGGACGCCATCGAACCCTGCCGCGCGTTGCTGATCAACCCCTTTTATGCCAAGGATGCACACGCCAGTTTCGGCAAGCACGTACTGACCCCGACTCTGGCTCTGACCAGTTTCGCTGCCGTCACGCCGGCGCACTGGAAGGTTGAGTACTGGGATGAAAACCTGCTGCACGGCCGGCCGCCTTCCCGCCCCATGCCGCAGGTGGTGGGACTCTCAGTCCACCTCACCTTCGCGCGGCGCGCCTTCGAACTTGCGGACTGGTACCGGCGCCGAGGCGCGCAGGTGATTCTCGGCGGACTGCACGTGCTGTCGTGTCCCGAGGAATGCGCTCCCCACGCCGACGCTCTGGCCATGGGCGATGGGGTGCAACTCTGGCCGCGGATCCTGCGAGACGTCGAGTTGGGCCGTTTGCAGCCGCGTTATGCGGCCACGTTTGAGAACGAATATGCCAATGACCCGCCGCCTCTCCGCCGGCTGCTGTCGCGCCGCAGCTTCCTGACCACGGCGAGCCTGATCGCGACCCGCGGATGCCATAACCGCTGCGGTTTTTGTTATCTCGCGACGGATGGACTGCGGATGCCATACCGGATGCGTCGTCCGGAAGAGGTTGCCGCCGAATTCGCCGCTACGGGCGAGCCTTATGCCGTTTTCATTGACAACAATCTCGGTTCGAACCGGGCGTACCTCCACGCGCTGTGTTCCGCCCTGCGGCCGCTGCGGAAAATCTGGAGCGCCGCAGTTTCAATTGATGTCACCGACGATCCGGCCCTGGTTCGTTCCATGGCGCTGGCAGGATGCACCGGCGTCTTCATTGGACTGGAGTCGCTGACCGACCAGAACCTGACCGAATCGCGCAAGAAAACGCCGCGGGCATCCGACTACGCGCGGCGGATCGGCATGCTGCACGATTGCGGCATCCAGGTGAACGGCTCGTTTGTGGTTGGCTTCGACCACGATG